A single Macrobrachium nipponense isolate FS-2020 chromosome 5, ASM1510439v2, whole genome shotgun sequence DNA region contains:
- the LOC135215619 gene encoding larval cuticle protein 4-like, whose product MKTSVMFLLLALATVSYADKTEERQIIQTLKNFKSFRNDFTSSGNEGKYAFAYHVGDSERAEERNEEGEVSGQYAFVAPEGDEYEFKYNADEEGYRVESDALPEAPEDTDDVKKAKEEFFQAYQKALERAEEDDYEYSEESDEDSDEDSEDSDEESSEESSEEDDDDEEDEEEPVRGASPFGFRVPIPYNRK is encoded by the exons ACCTCAGTGATGTTCCTCCTTCTGGCTTTGGCCACCGTCTCTTATGCTGACAAGACTGAAGAGAGACAGATTATCCAGACCCTCAAGAACTTCAAAAGTTTCAGAAACGACTTCACTTCATCTGGCAACGAGGGCAAATATGC ATTTGCGTACCATGTTGGCGACAGCGAACGCGCGGAAGAGCGAAATGAAGAGGGCGAAGTGAGTGGCCAATACGCTTTCGTGGCCCCCGAAGGAGACGAATACGAGTTCAAGTACAACGCTGACGAAGAAGGTTACCGTGTAGAGAGCGACGCCCTCCCAGAGGCTCCTGAAGATACCGATGACGTAAAGAAAGCTAAGGAAGAATTCTTCCAGGCTTACCAGAAGGCCCTTGAACGCGCAGAAGAAGATGACTACGAATATTCCGAGGAAAGTGATGAAGATTCTGACGAAGATTCTGAAGATTCAGACGAAGAATCTAGTGAAGAGTCCAGCGaggaagacgacgacgatgaagaagacgaagaagaacccGTCAGAGGAGCTTCTCCCTTTGGATTCAGAGTGCCTATCCCTTACAACAGGAAGTAA